The Papaver somniferum cultivar HN1 chromosome 3, ASM357369v1, whole genome shotgun sequence genome includes a region encoding these proteins:
- the LOC113359893 gene encoding uncharacterized protein LOC113359893, with product METLDGALEMVLKPLSGLMLVLVIVLPLIGYDICLIISKNINLKVSDILVDGVWSLNTDLQQIIQNLRLPEVFRGEDVLIWTCNLKGVFSIAEAVNKLRHEEQSVSWSRYCICETEQDSINHLLWECSFSIGIWTWICPIFKFKLPKSFDDVWKGALNNSPLVQQVWITVACIILKELWFQKNKRHFEDIKPNMHRFKCRVLKLVHEGGLRITGIKWCQNHDQEIIVRFHLGLRHSRFQCIKKCHWLPPEQGFIMFCCDGSSFGNPGSAGFGVVVKDPACQVVGTLTGGIGVASNYLAETYGVMCALELEIQWSMQSIIIVSDSKIVLA from the exons ATGGAGACATTAGATGGTGCATTGGAGATGGTGCTAAAACCTCTATCTGGTTTGATGCTTGTATTGGTGATAGTACTCCCATTGATAGGTTATGATATATGTCTTATTATATCTAAAAATATTAACTTAAAAGTTTCAGATATTTTGGTGGATGGAGTGTGGTCTTTGAATACTGATCTTCAACAGATTATACAAAATCTTAGACTGCCAGAAGTCTTTAGAGGTGAAGATGTTCTAATATGGACATGCAACTTAAAAGGTGTATTTTCAATTGCTGAGGCTGTGAACAAATTAAGGCACGAAGAACAGTCAGTAAGCTGGTCCAG ATATTGCATCTGTGAGACAGAACAAGATAGTATAAATCACTTACTGTGGGAATGCAGTTTTAGTATAGGTATTTGGACCTGGATATGCCCCATATTTAAATTTAAACTGCCTAAATCTTTTGATGATGTATGGAAAGGTGCCTTAAATAATAGCCCTCTAGTTCAACAAGTCTGGATAACTGTTGCTTGTATAATTCTAAAGGAACTGTGGTTTCAGAAGAATAAGAGACATTTTGAAGATATTAAGCCAAATATGCATAGGTTTAAATGCAGAGTTCTTAAATTAGTGCATGAAGGTGGTTTGAGAATCACAGGAATCAAGTGGTGTCAAAACCATGACCAAGAAATAATTGTTAGATTTCATTTGGGTCTTAGACATTCCAGGTTCCAGTGCATTAAAAAATGTCATTGGCTTCCACCTGAACAAGGTTTTATAATGTTCTGCTGTGATGGTTCTTCATTTGGTAATCCTGGATCTGCAGGATTTGGTGTTGTTGTCAAAGATCCAGCATGTCAGGTAGTTGGCACTCTAACTGGTGGAATTGGTGTAGCTTCAAATTATTTGGCAGAAACTTATGGTGTCATGTGTGCTTTGGAACTAGAAATTCAATGGAGTATGCAGAGTATCATTATTGTGTCAGATTCAAAAATTGTGCTTGCATAA